The following is a genomic window from Carassius gibelio isolate Cgi1373 ecotype wild population from Czech Republic chromosome B7, carGib1.2-hapl.c, whole genome shotgun sequence.
tacatctgtcagacaggtttgagtctgcgcgtcagaaacggaagtgctaaaaaacgctaaaaatgggcttcacttgtctcaattgagttccaatggggtcgctgtgtccatttcttttactgtctatggtacaAATGCACTTTACAGTGTGATGCCATTGACGCATGACGTCAGCGTTTTCAAAAATTCCAGTATTGGGTGTTTATGGTGTTTACACGGATACGACAACCGTGGCGTTTTCAAAAACTGTGAACACCCGTTTTCAAAAAGATgcgttttcagtccccaaaacgcGGTTGTCATGTAAATGAACAGGAAACACGCATAAAACGTTTCTCGTTTTTAGCTGAAAACGTTGTCGTTCAAACGGCCCATTAGTGATAGAGTAAACATCGCCTCAGTGACACAGTGGTACAAAACCAcagaatacattattattatttttaaatgacagaaaCTATACCTCAACATGTCATCTTTTCACTTACACATATGAGACATTTAGAGTGTAAAGCAAAAAATATCGATATGCAGCTGTCTTATCCGTGTTTTGCTGTTAATGAAGAGCCTCGGTGTGGCACGAAACACAAGAGTTGAGTAAAAGTCTACAAACCTCGCTCTTCTGCGTCTGGGACATCAGGAGGGCTCCCCGTCGCTCCTCTCTCGTAATCATCGATGATCTCCAGAAGAACTTTCTGGCCGATGTGGTTTAGATGTTTTCGCAGGAGTTCAGTGTGGTCAGGTCCAATAGCAGCTCTTTCGATCAAGCACTCGAAAAGATCGATCCCCTTATTGACTTTCTCGAGCTTTTTCTTCCCGACTTCTTCTTGGCACAAGAATTTTAGACTCTTCACATTGTCTTCAGTAAGTTTATCAGAGATCGCCAGTAACATGGCTCTAAATCTGCTGCTATCCATGATGTGTTTGAATGCTAACACAAGTAGGCTACAGCACTAAAATTAACCCGCTTTCGCTTTCAGCTCTGGCTCTAAGTTAGCAAAGCATCGAAAACCCCTCCCTTGTGTCCTAAAAGCATGCTTTGGGTCAGCTAGAAGGGGTTCAGAGTTTTAGAAGTAACTTAGTACCAAAATTACTGTACCAATTCATAAATAAACCgcgttttattcatatttttctgaAAAGTAATGATTTGAGCTGTTGAACAAGTTCATTTGGACTCGAAAAAATAGCGTAATAGCCTAAAAACGGAAACACTGGactctgctctgattggatgaccaacacacataccaaactgcgtttttattttcttttctttaataaGTAGCTTTAAAACGCGCATTTTGTCAAGAGATGGAAATGATAtatctgatgttttttttctgattcaaAAGAATCGATTCGCAAAATGAATCGGATCTCGCGACTCTGAGGAAGGGAACTGAAATTAACCTGACTTACTTCCTATTAATTCGCTCCTCCTTCATTGTTCAACCCAAAGGGGAGGATACAAGAAGCAACAAATATGAATTCAGTGAGTTTACCTTTCAAAAATGTGACAGCCAGGTCTACAAAAGAgtcaataaatgtatacataccAAATGTATGACatgtttattttggaaacataattcaaaagCCAAAGTACAGTCATAACCTCCCATTAGCAGTTTGAGACACTGAACCtccacaataatattaataaaaaaaaaagaaatttaaagGTTTCTTTCACAGAGGTAAACAGTATGTGGATGATGTAACAGTCTAAAAATGGGTTTACACTGTTCATTTATAGTAGAACTGAAGCctttgggggtgggggggagggtgtatataaaaggaaaaaaaaatgaaaaaaataggaaatacagttttgtttaataattaaagtTTATAGACCAATATAGACCAAGTATTGGCCAAATGCCCAAACAGTAAGActgaattcatattttatattatattaatttgaattaaaactaCTCTTTTATATTTCATGTCATTTCTGTGAATGGAAGACACATGCATCATACCAAGATATATTGTTTCCATCATCACTGTCATTTCATCATGGTTGGAACATCACAAATCAAGACCAGAGAAAACATTCAGATAAGACACAAATCTCATTCTCATTTTCATGAATATTAAGGCCTCTTGAGCGTCATGGGTTTATATACAGCGTACCCTTTCTTCATTTTCAGATGCACTACCTAAAAACCAAGCACCTGCATGCTGCCAAAAATCCCCAAGATCAATCCACATCCTGTCACAAGCACTCCGGCGTATAATAGAAATTCTAGAATAGTAAAATCATAAGACCAAGAGTGATTATTGtagttattttgattaatttgcagTGTTTCATGTCTATATTTTATGTATAGACCGCTAAAGGCTAAACAGACACAATCATTACAGTGATAGAACAGAACTACTTAGTGCCTAAAAAAAGGAAACAGCATGATATCGATAGTTGCTAATTCACTCGACCAGAAATATTCTGAAATgtctaatattaaataatttaaaaagcactTTAAACGAGTTGGTTCAGAGTTCAATCCTATCGATATCGAAaacataaatgttacattttcatgtTAAAATTCATATAAAAGCATTGTAGTTTCAAATAAAATGCTCATTAGCCGTCTATTAATGCTAAAGCAGCGATGCTTCACAAAACTACATACAATATTCATCATTCAACAGATAAAACGATACAAACCCTACAGCCCTCTTTCCAAACAAACCTACCTGCAGAAGTTGCATATAGCAAGTGTTTAATTCAGTaactgacaaaataaaaacagaaatctttttctTGTTGGAACTTTGTTTCTGGTATACCAATGAGGCGGCAGTCATGTAACGATAACAGCAGTGGTCCTCCAGGACAGGCCGGTCCTCGACAGGCTTCCCGTTCTGTTTGAGCAGGTCCCTGGAGTGGACCGTGTTACTGTTTCCCTCGCAGCACTGGGATCAGAGCGAGCGCCGGGCTAGGCCTGTGAGCTGGGGCGCGAGCGGAGCGGCTGGGGGCTTGGGTCACCCATGGTGTTCCTGTACTTCTTGCCCCGTTCCTGTTTCATGAACAGCTCAACGACGAGGTTCCTCTCCTTGTGTATCTGAATGCTGATGTCCTTGGGAATGTCTGGGATTAGCCAATCCACAAAGTCGCTCATCAGCATCACCACATTCtgaacagagagacagagagaagtgGCATTTGTGTTAAAGTGACTCATGGAAACAGtgttgaattataaaaaaaaaagtgaaaaaaaaatgatttcaatttagttaatttatatataaagtatagatCAAGGTCAAGATGTTATTGCCATTagaaaaatgaaaactattaaacttaactcaaaagaaatgttgcttgggcaattaacaaaaaaaaaaaaaaaaaaaaaaaacactaaactaaaatttaggaaaatttaattaaaatctaaatagaaaaataaaaaatcaaataataaaaacgacaaaagtaaaaaattatatacagtacagtgtgtgtgtgtatactgtatatatatacatacacacacacacacacacacacacacatatatatatatatatatatatatacatatatataaaatacattagtaTAGTATATATGTATTCTACTCATGTTTTAATAATGGTCACAATTGATTCAAATGGGCATCTGGACAGGATGATGTTTTGGTGTATTACTGTAAAAATGTGGCAATTACGATTTGGGagcattttaacaatttaaatgaaagtgtaataaattttctttttttctaactaAACAACAGCAACTACAAATggtgattattatgattattattcttattgaaattatgaaattctttataaaattcCATCATATTTCAGAAATagtaaaaaagtttgaaaaagtttgaCTTTGTTTTTGACTAACCTGAAAGATGATGACGAAAGCTAATCGTGCCGCCAGAATGGCCCAGAACTCTCTTGAGAACTCGTATGGCGTGTTGGACCATGGAGGGTCCCTGTAATCTTTATATCTGTGGATAGTGTAAACATTATGAAGATAACACACAGTCATACACCACATTAGAAAAATCAAAAAAGACTCTTTAGTGCAAATCAAAGCAAGTACCTGCAAACCTCTACTTTGTATCCCAGATGCATGGGCTGCATGGGCTCTGTGCCTGGCTGGAAGTGACTAACATTGAAGTACGAAAGGGTGTGATTGACAAAGCCATGAAGAGTCCCGTCTGGACTGTACATGTGCTGATAGACCAGGCGTGGGATGAAGTCAGAGGTGAATGAGATCACAAACGCCTGAAGAGAGACACGGGAGGATTAGCCTGCTAATGTGTTTCTGGGCGTTTCTTTGCTCGGGTGTTCTGGGTGTTTGCTATCTGGCCCTGTGTCTCATCATATGGCATGAGTTCAGTGGCTATGGGATTCCTTTCACCTGTTTTATCATTAGTCAGAtcacttagaaaagtaatagcacacttCTGCTCAATACGTGGGATGATTCATTTATGTTCACAGCATAAATTTGACAGAATGAGTCGGACTTACACTGcaggagcaaaaataaataaaatgccactAATAATTAGTAATACTAATAATGGCTCTAGTAATATCAATGTTGAGAAATACAGCTTCATAGAATATACATCACAGTACAACAGGTTCAGCTCTTATTTCTTTCAGAGAATTTAAACCTACATTAACAATGACGGCCACTTTACTGATCCCTCGGAGAAGAGTGTACCAGATTCCTGGAGACAAAGACAAACAGAAGCAAAGACATTAAAGAGATATTAGATTACACTgatgtgtattttaaatgttgcTATATTTACAGTGACTAAATGCTGCTGTGTTacacagaataaataaaattaaaatgtattttcataaaaaaaaaaaaaaaaactttatgaatACTCTAAATCAAAgtataagcaaaaatatatatttaagtattttattttaaaaaattataattttatttaaccatGTTCTTGCCGGGGTCTGTGAGATTAAGCAATATACACACGTAATACAACACATTACCACTAGGTGGTGATAAATGCTTGTCATTTATAGTtaagaggtttttttttcagCCTTTCACTGAATATTGCAACGAAAACATTCATTTGCCCTCTTCTCTTTCTTAAAATTAAGacaattttaaattaagtttgtgTAAACAGAAGACCTTTAGGCTTGGCTACAATTTAGCAAACGAACATTTCATTACTGACCAGAAAACAAAGACAGTTTATTTACCACATGTTGTCCCACACTAACCCCCAGAGCAGGGCATGCGGTCACGAGACAAGGCATGTTGGCACAATAAATAGATACATAAACATCAAGTGATGCATAATATATGGAGCAAATTGTTGACAGCGATATCAATACAAGTTATCAATATGCATTGACTTTATTTAACTTGGATAACCATCTACACCCAGTCTCCTCCAAAGATGAGCAGATGACCAGAAATAAGCATTTCACGAATCTCTCAGAGCCAATATTTCCTGTTGATACAGTGACATCAGGCCTTTGCATCTGAAAGGCCAAATCAGTAACAGAAAGGAACCTTTCCATAGAAGTGTCCAATTTTACCTCTTAATCGAtttccagggacttttttttttttttactttatgaggGCAACTCTTTTTCTAACCTCAATAAACATATTTGTCAACTGTTATATAAAATTCAAAATTACAATCAACAAATTGAGTTAAACTCATTATTAAACAATAGAGCTGTTAGCAATCAAATCTAATCATCTGTCTTAGCACGGCAGAAGAGGCGCAGAACATGCTGTAAGTGACTAATGCACaaataatattatgatattaATGTTTGAAATATACAATTGTGCTTTGTAACTACTTTTCTTGAAATatcaattaaattaatgaaaaagacTACATTTATTCAGCCTCTGTGTGAAATTAATGACACTTTtgtagttgtaataatatttggaaAATCAGGACACTTGCTTGTGTGATGCtgcttaaatataaaaatcacagGATATAAAAAGTCTCTATAAAAAAATCCTATTAAACTTTAACGGGCGTATTTTCGTACACATCCTAAATTCCAGAGTCTGTAGTGTCTTATTATGtgcttttacatttatacatttggaAGAAACTTTTATTCAAAATGACTGGCTTTGCATTCAATGtgtacattttatcagttcatgctttCACTCTTTTGTGCTACAGGAATACTATACTTACTGTATGTGCAAAAGATTACATCACATCTAGATAAAGCTCATTTAACGTGCTGAAAATCAGTGTGTAGATACTGACCAATGTCCTTTGCTCTTACAGCAATCGGTCTTCTCAGCTCCGTGACAAACTTTTTTGCATCAAGACGAATCTCAATGACGTTGTTCAGTAGAGCAAACAGAGGAGCGAGCGGAAAGGAGGCCACAAACAAGGTCACCATCCCGAACTGAATGACTAgataagaaaaagaaacaaaaacaggtTTCCGCTGGATTACTGAGAACATCTTATCACATCAAGTACATCAAACGATGGTATGCTGGGAAACGtggtcttaaaggggtcatatgatgttgctaaaaatgactttttttttattatttagtgtaATGCAAAGTTTAcatggtttaaggttaaaacaaACATCATTTCCCACATACAGTACACTACTGTTGCTACTCTCTGGATTTTTagtcaatttttacaaagctcaccaTTCTGAAAAGCGCGGTGTACACcgattggccagctatccggtgcactgtgattggctgaaaaaTCTTCCCACACGGTGACGTAGATTTGTGGGAGTGTGTTTGAATGAGGTGTTTTAGGAAGgcatggatgagtcttaacttttaaaaagaatagCTCTTAAGGTTTGAGAACCTTAATCTTTGCAACCTTACGGAtattatatacaggtgctggtcatataattagaatatcatcaaaaatcttatttcactaattccgttcaaaaagtgaaacttgtatatcatatttattcattacacacaaacggatatatttcaaatgtttatttattttaattagaatattgtgaaaaggttcaatattgcagacacctggtgccacactctaatcagataattaactcaaaacacctgcaaagcctttaaatggtctctcggTCTAGTTTTGTATgccacacaatcatggggaagactgttgacttgacagttgtccaaaagacaaccattgacaccttgcacaaggagggcaagacacaaaaggtcattgcaaaattagcacattaatagagagacgAAAAAAAGTGGTAGAAAAAtacagctgtcgcattccttgccactcttgaacaacagacagcatcagaagtgtCTCTCAGACAAAAAGGATTGGACTGCTGCTGAGCACTTcatgctgctgaccaactttatggagatgcagatttcagttTCCAATGGGACTGGGCACCTGTACACAGTGCCAgggctaccagtacctggttcaAGGACCATGgtcctgttcttaattggccagcaaactcgcaaatggaaaatctatggggtactgTGAAAAGGAAGATGCggtatgccagacccaacaaggCAGAAGAGCTGAAGTCAACTATCAGAGCAACATTGGCTcgcataacacctgagcagtgcctcagactgatcgactccatgccacaccgcattcctgcagtaattcatgcaaaaggagTCCCAACTGAGTAtcgagtgctgtacatgctcatacttttcatgttcatacttttcagttggcaatgatttctaaaaatcctttctttgtattggtcttaagtaatattcacattttctgagatactgaatttaggattttccttagttgtcagttataataatcaaaattaaaaggaataaacatttgaaatatatcagtctgtgtgtaatgaattattataatatactgtacaagtttgcactttttgaatgaaattagtgaaataaatcaactttttgatgttattctaattatataacagcttgtaacactccaaagacaaagaaaaacatgaaatcatgtcatatgacccctttaagacttttaaaaacatttgtgtaaaaacacaaaTCGCCCGATTCACACAAGAACTGTAATCATTCCTGGATTTTGTGCTGATGCTCCTGAACGTTACTAGTTTAGGGTCTCAGGAGGAGACTGGGTGACCATGCTCAGAGAAGGAAGGATGGGacaggagagacagagagagagatagatagaagGATAGAAGATAAAAGTATAGATGGAGGATGGTAGATGAGGGGGTGGGATGTTATTAATGAATTCAAGCCAGAACTAAAGCTCATAATCTCACGCTGCTCTGCCAGCCCCCCTTTGGACCCATAATGCCTCTCTCTTAGCAGAAGTCCATCCCACGCTGTAGCAGAGATGAGGcgagatgagaggagaggaggggcACTGCAGATCCTTCACAGAACGGACGTGCGTTTACTGTGCACGCCGTCTGAAGCTTGTATTACTCTCATAACAGTGCTTTGAACAGATGAGGGGTATAAATCTGTCTGCTTGTGTTTAGACATTTCAATTAGCAGTTGTGGACAGCGTGAATTTAATCATTCATAATCGTAATTACAATACGTTTTTAATGATGTTGTGTTCCTACAAGAGTGCGGAAAACAGCCAGCAGGACTAGGAgagaattcaaataaatgtttatacgtctctgtgtgtgtgtgtgtgtgtgtgtgtgtgggcgcatAGTGTGTAGTGACTCACTCATTTCCATGTACTCTGGGTTGAGTCCGACAAAGGGCCCAAGGAAGTGGTCCTTCTCGTGACGATGAAGCGTTCTGTTCAGCTCTTCCTGATGATTTTTGTCTATCTTGCGTTGTCGGAGCATTTTCTTCAGTTTCCTGTGGCACAGATTAATAATCACTGTGGATTTTGCATGTAACTAACCTGAACTCAAGCATATCCATTGCAAGATGTGCTCGTTTGCATCCGAGCAGCCATCATTCAGAGTGTTGTTGTGAACCGTCCATCTGTGTTTGTTTACTCAATATTTTGGTTAATTGGATTGACCTAAATTAGATATCTGTATTTTTTGCCCTGTTCACAACATGCATActgtatacaaacacacactctctctctaatCTTTTGACATTCTGTTTGGACCTgctcatgtatttattttaccatGTACTACCTTCAGAGGCATTTGCCTGAGATGTGCTTACAAACTAGTATTTGCATTTGTCCAAATGAAACATAATATGTATTTGCAAGCAAGACACAAAAAAGGTCAGCAAAGtcttttcatgaaaaaaataaaaataaaatgctcacGGCAGCTATTTACAACGTTCTCCTCAAAGTACAATAATTCCCTAAAGCAAATGTCTAGAAATGTAAGCCACACCTATAATCCACAGTGGGAACTTATCAGATTTCCTTCATCTACAAATGTGTTTGCTACTCACGGAAGTCCTATCTCAAACAGGTTATTCTGGATGAGCTGCTTGCCAAGCATGGTGATGCAGAGCTGTATGCACAATTCCATCAGACAGCCGGCATGGGCGCACTGCAGGGTGAAACAGAGAGATTTTCACTCAGTTACTATGGAATTGACTGGCTACACACCTCCAAAAGTGTTAGTCATCAGGAGTGAGGTATCTAAGACAATCTgtcaagttatttttcatatgatGTGGGTACAAGAAAAAAGCACCAACCACCAATGACACACACATAAAAGGAGGAAGCTGAATGCTAGATATGTACCTCTTCCATTCGGTAAGACCCCATAACGTAGATATATTTGCCAGGACGTCCAATGATTCTGGAGGCATTGGATAGAAGAAGGTCAATAGCTGTGTTTACTAGCCACTGCACaaatgcaagtgttttttttttttttttacaaaatagacATTACTGTCAAAGTACCCTAAAGGGAATTGGGGGTAGCTTTTTCCACAACCTAGTGAGCGATATTATATTGGTCAGAAGCATACTGCATGTCACATGTATGTTGTGCTGTTAATGCTAATGTTTTAGTGTTTGCATCCAGCTTCTTCTCAGTCTACTCTGCAGGACTTCCTTGGTCAATCAGGTAGACCAGCATTTTTGGCTAATGAACAGATGTGGATCAAAGCCAGGTTTATTTTGTATGAACCAGCATGGAGGGGTACAGAAATGCAATGATGAGGGTCTAAGCTGGTGTTTATGAAAGTTTGTTTAGGccacaggtttaaaaaaataaataaaaaggtaatagCAATTCTTTATCttataattcagactttttcttgcaattctgagtttagaaTTCTGACTTCTTAGAATCGAGAGATATAAATTCTGAATTGTAAACCGGTAAAAACTCGCAAATTCAAGAAACAAGATAGAATTGTAAGAcaaaaagttacttttattattttttaactacaTGGTGAGGAAAACTAATTGTCCAAATATAGATAGAAAAGTTCAAATTGTGAAATGAATACAATTGGCagaaataaaagtcagaattctgaaaagaaaaaaaaaaaataataataataataaaaaaaaaaagttttcgcaattatatttttttccatgtgCATTCCAGCAAGAATGATACCTAATTTATGCTATTACGATACCTAATTTTGGCCAAATTCTAAAGGTATGTTCACACTGGCAGCCATACACAGTGACAAAGCCACAAGGCATCATTTACATTTAGTGAGCAATGACAACTTCAGGTGACAATTTGTTATTGAAGCAACAAAGCTGACCGGCGCATGATTAGTGACAAGATGTGGGGACTACCAAAGAGAGTGAAGATGGAATCACTgcctcataaaataaaatacaactgaaaAGTAGGAATGCCAAATAGAATGCAGTGACTCACTGTGAATGCACCGTAAGAGAGCATCATTGTGATTTGTCGATGGAAGTCTGCAGTAGTACGTGTATGGCTAATACATTGTTTCTACTGTTACGAATATTTTGGTTGCTAGAAATTACAGTAGTGATTTGTGTTGATCTGTAGTAGCTGCGCTGGTGCTTTAGGGCGGCAGCAGTCCTGCAGTATTTTTGCTAGCCTTTGACGTTATATGCTTTGTATTGTTAATCTAAAAAGGCGTTAACTATTTTCACTTAATTGCTGGTAACTCATGCACTCAAACTATCTTTAACATGTGAAGCCCTCCCTTTTTTAAAGACCTAACTTATGTAATGATCTGCAAGTATACCTGTGCATGTCCAGTGAAAAAGGACTTCAGCAAGGCacttatttatacttttttttctcctttatttgttgatttttttcaccATGTGTAAGCCCTTCTTCAGATGCAAAAGACAATGCAATTTGACAAATCTGTCAGCTCTTTGCAACTTACTCATCAAATTAAACTGCAAGCCAGGAGTAAACAAATCAGACAGCTATCAATAATCCCTTTGAATTTCATGTAATTACGAAGACAAAATTGTATTGTTTGTTACATATCGTCCTACATATCAGCTGGGGAAATTTTCAGAAGAACTGGATGTGCGATTATCTTCCAACCCTGAAGATGGCAGCCCAGTTGTGGTTCTTGGTTAATTAAACATTCACCCGGATAAGCCTCATGCTGTGTCCTTATAAGCTGACCTAGCTTTGTTTGACCGCAACAATTTACCAACTTACAAATCAGGAAACCTACTTGGCCTCATCTACACAAGTAACTGTACCACAGACAATGTCCTTGTAACTTCATTGCACATTTACGATTTCCACCTTGCCTGCTGCACACTCTTCGCTGGTTTTCTTTCAACATAACCTCCACTCCCTCAAACTTGTTTCTATGATCGCCCACCTCTGTTCAGTCCAACTAAAAGCTCCTCCTCTCTTAtgtaaatgatgcatttaaatcCACTTGAACATCTTGTCTAGACAGCATCTGTCCT
Proteins encoded in this region:
- the LOC127961264 gene encoding FAS-associated death domain protein, producing MDSSRFRAMLLAISDKLTEDNVKSLKFLCQEEVGKKKLEKVNKGIDLFECLIERAAIGPDHTELLRKHLNHIGQKVLLEIIDDYERGATGSPPDVPDAEEREKINIATDVIVERLGKKWRQFGRKLGLQDAQLDGIQEKHSLDLEEQVRELIRRWMKMTRENARVEDLVKALRDCRQNLTADLVEKKLKELGAH